In Picosynechococcus sp. PCC 7002, the following are encoded in one genomic region:
- a CDS encoding potassium channel family protein: protein MDRPHAAPQFSQTPFQRVTTGSIFFLITIVIAICGYMLFGWTALESFYMVVITVFGVGYGEVKPLETTPEKLFTIFVILAGTSAAIYGVGGFVQMVTEGEINRAFEAERQRKSISNLENHIIICGFGYIGQILAQKLEDSGQAFVVLSIDPEQLAIAEQRGYLTKEGDPADELILQGLGIRRAKALATVLDSDASNVFITLTARELNPDLMILARGEVPSTEKKLRLAGANHVILPASVSGARMANLITTPPATDFFSQSSQQEQLNDLLQQINVQMIELAIAPQSSLVGKTVRELEIRGKGAFIVVALRRFQGDFITHPSPTLMLTSGDILVVLGHEEDIPKFARFYQLFQPK, encoded by the coding sequence ATGGATCGTCCCCACGCTGCACCTCAATTTTCTCAAACCCCTTTTCAACGGGTGACAACTGGGTCGATCTTTTTTTTAATCACCATTGTGATTGCGATCTGCGGCTACATGCTGTTTGGTTGGACGGCCCTAGAATCGTTTTATATGGTCGTGATCACGGTGTTTGGGGTGGGATATGGAGAAGTAAAACCCCTGGAGACGACGCCGGAAAAACTATTTACGATTTTTGTCATCTTAGCGGGGACATCAGCGGCCATCTATGGGGTGGGAGGATTTGTGCAAATGGTGACAGAGGGAGAGATTAATCGGGCGTTTGAGGCAGAAAGACAGCGCAAAAGCATTTCCAATTTAGAAAATCACATTATTATTTGTGGCTTTGGCTATATTGGCCAAATTTTAGCCCAAAAACTCGAAGATTCGGGACAAGCTTTTGTGGTGCTCAGTATTGATCCAGAACAGTTGGCGATCGCCGAACAGCGGGGGTATTTAACGAAGGAGGGAGACCCAGCAGATGAACTGATTTTGCAGGGATTAGGCATTCGGCGGGCCAAGGCTCTAGCGACGGTGCTCGATAGCGATGCCAGCAATGTATTTATTACTTTGACTGCCCGGGAGTTGAACCCAGACTTAATGATTTTGGCGCGGGGGGAAGTGCCCAGTACCGAAAAAAAGCTCCGGTTAGCGGGGGCAAACCACGTTATTTTACCTGCCAGCGTCAGTGGGGCGCGGATGGCTAATTTGATTACGACACCTCCCGCAACGGATTTTTTTAGTCAGTCCTCTCAGCAGGAACAACTGAATGATCTTTTGCAACAAATTAATGTACAGATGATCGAGTTGGCGATCGCCCCCCAATCATCCCTCGTGGGGAAAACAGTCCGGGAGCTAGAAATTCGCGGCAAAGGGGCTTTTATTGTGGTGGCTTTACGGCGATTTCAAGGCGATTTTATCACCCATCCAAGTCCAACTTTAATGTTGACTTCTGGGGATATTTTAGTGGTTTTGGGTCACGAAGAAGACATTCCTAAATTTGCCCGGTTTTATCAATTATTCCAGCCTAAATAA
- a CDS encoding ammonium transporter: protein MIDQLWLLICAGLVLLMQAGFMCLESGLTRTKNNINVAVKNLSDFGLSVMLFWGIGYGLMFGLSQWGGIGGSNFFLGTTGNPEEAAFFLFQAMFCGTATTIISGAIAERLKFEAYIIIVILVSGFIYPVFGHWAWNEAGWLRQLGFLDFAGSTVVHSMGAWVSLGTLLLVGAREGRFTPTGTQKIQGSNLPFAVLGALLLWVGWLGFNGGSTFVFNDQVPQIITNTVLAGTAGMVTAMLLSQCYLKRSEVEEIINGSLAGLVAVTACCDLVSSPLAVVVGITAAGVARWVSSLLKRYKIDDAVDAIAVHGGAGLWGTLCVGLFGNVEARHSQLLVQLLGVAIALAWGTGLTWLILQLLQRWYPLRVSPEAEALGLNISEHGAKTDAYELFQVMDHQAATQDLTLRVPVEPFTEIGHIATRYNQVIDALEQNHRENAESLEELYTITAMAVAAIEHQNFDPDLFASFGDRPDELGILGRSLQQLLQTINQQTAALEQLQQQQQTTLKAVLGEIFQQRFGEPSLTYQGQLPDLPSALTMAEITHMAIATTSFGQFLTQVQATNIASGENQPVAADWND, encoded by the coding sequence ATGATTGATCAACTGTGGTTGCTAATTTGTGCTGGTTTGGTGCTGTTGATGCAAGCTGGCTTTATGTGCCTCGAATCTGGCCTGACCCGCACAAAAAATAACATTAATGTGGCTGTTAAAAACCTCTCCGATTTTGGTCTGTCGGTGATGCTGTTCTGGGGAATTGGCTATGGTCTGATGTTTGGGTTATCTCAGTGGGGGGGGATCGGTGGAAGCAATTTCTTTTTGGGCACGACTGGGAACCCCGAAGAGGCAGCTTTTTTCCTATTTCAGGCAATGTTTTGCGGTACGGCCACAACGATTATTTCGGGGGCGATCGCCGAACGCCTCAAGTTTGAAGCCTACATCATCATTGTGATCCTGGTGTCGGGGTTTATCTATCCGGTTTTTGGACATTGGGCCTGGAACGAAGCGGGCTGGTTGCGACAACTGGGGTTTCTGGATTTTGCGGGCAGTACGGTGGTGCATAGCATGGGGGCTTGGGTGAGCCTGGGCACCTTGCTTTTAGTCGGAGCTAGGGAAGGGCGATTTACCCCCACGGGAACCCAAAAAATCCAAGGATCGAACTTGCCCTTTGCCGTTTTGGGGGCGTTGCTGTTGTGGGTGGGCTGGCTGGGATTTAACGGGGGAAGTACCTTCGTTTTTAATGACCAAGTGCCCCAAATTATTACGAATACAGTACTGGCGGGGACTGCGGGGATGGTGACGGCGATGCTCCTCAGCCAATGTTACCTCAAGCGCTCGGAGGTCGAGGAAATTATCAATGGTTCCCTGGCGGGGCTGGTGGCAGTTACGGCCTGTTGTGATCTGGTGTCGAGCCCTTTGGCGGTGGTGGTGGGGATAACGGCGGCTGGAGTAGCCCGGTGGGTGTCGAGTCTTTTAAAGCGCTACAAAATTGATGATGCGGTGGATGCGATCGCCGTCCATGGGGGCGCGGGACTGTGGGGAACCCTCTGTGTCGGGTTATTTGGCAATGTCGAAGCCCGCCATAGTCAACTGCTAGTACAACTCTTGGGGGTGGCGATCGCCCTTGCTTGGGGGACGGGGCTGACTTGGCTAATTTTGCAACTGTTGCAGCGGTGGTATCCCTTGCGGGTTTCCCCGGAAGCCGAAGCCCTGGGTTTGAATATTTCTGAACATGGGGCCAAAACCGATGCCTACGAACTGTTTCAGGTGATGGATCACCAGGCCGCGACCCAAGACTTGACCCTGCGGGTGCCCGTGGAACCCTTTACAGAAATTGGCCACATTGCCACCCGTTATAACCAAGTGATCGACGCCCTCGAACAAAATCACCGGGAAAATGCCGAATCCCTAGAGGAACTCTACACAATCACCGCGATGGCCGTGGCCGCCATTGAGCACCAAAATTTTGACCCCGATTTGTTTGCCAGTTTTGGCGATCGCCCCGATGAATTGGGCATTTTAGGCCGCTCCCTCCAACAGTTGCTCCAGACCATTAACCAGCAAACAGCGGCCCTCGAACAACTACAGCAGCAACAACAAACGACCCTAAAGGCTGTGCTCGGAGAAATTTTTCAGCAGCGGTTTGGGGAGCCGAGTCTCACCTATCAAGGACAATTACCCGATTTGCCCTCGGCGCTGACCATGGCCGAAATTACCCACATGGCGATCGCCACCACCAGCTTTGGGCAATTTTTAACACAAGTGCAGGCTACCAACATTGCCTCTGGAGAAAATCAGCCAGTTGCGGCAGATTGGAACGATTGA
- the pruA gene encoding L-glutamate gamma-semialdehyde dehydrogenase, which yields MVIDAQDRYEARTQQIARELIAATREKRSFFSKIQDQMRLDDKLLGWAMENPHLRVQLFRFIDVLPALKDNTAIAQHLQQYLGDESVELPGALKKILNFTEPHSPPAQIAAATISKSVETLAFKYISGENVKQVLKTVERLRRDKMAFTIDLLGEAVITESEAQKYQQTYLDLMADLAAAAKHWPKVDAIDVADGEDLAKVQVSVKLTAFYSQFDPLDPAGSKENVAERVRLLLRHAQELGVAVHFDMEHYEYKTLTLQILKDVLLEEEFRDRSDIGVTLQGYLRDSYADLESLIEWAKERGTPVTVRLVKGAYWDQETITALQNHWEQPVFNEKGATDINYECMTRLLLENHQFLYGAIASHNVRSQAVACAIAKELNIPKRNFECQVLYGMGDQIAKALVKEGYRVRVYCPYGKILPGMAYLIRRLLENTANSSFLRQNLEERPVEELIAPPTGDLKATIHDLDSSHLQFAGAANVDYAEPELRDKSQFAIAEVKKQLGKRYLPYINGEYVQTENFVDSVNPSRSTELIGKVGQISLEQAQGAIAAAKAAFPAWKKTPVSERANILRKAADIMEARRHELNAWICLETGKILKEADPEVSEAIDFCRYYADEMERLHHGYQVKPDDLSQVQGFKKYDVCGETNRYHYQPRGLAVVISPWNFPFAIATGMTVAALVTGNCTLLKPAETSSVIGAKIAEILIEAGIPKGVFQFVPGRGSTVGAAMVKHPDVHLIAFTGSREVGCDIYANAAIVQPGQKHLKRVIAEMGGKNAIIVDDSADLDQAVAGVLHSAFGYSGQKCSACSRAIVMEAIHDIFVERLVEAVKSIQVGETDNPRVKMGPVIDGAAQAKIKDYILKGKEQSKVAFETAVPNNGYYVSPTIFTDVQADQAIAQEEIFGPVLAVIKVSSFDEALTVANGTDYALTGGIYSRTPQHIERATEEFEVGNLYINRGITGAIVARQPFGGFKMSGVGSKAGGPDYLLQFLEPRHVTENVQRQGFAPIEGVDS from the coding sequence GTGGTCATCGATGCTCAGGATCGTTACGAAGCGCGTACCCAACAAATTGCCAGGGAGTTAATCGCTGCCACCAGGGAAAAACGGTCATTTTTTTCGAAAATCCAAGACCAGATGCGCCTAGACGATAAATTGCTGGGCTGGGCCATGGAAAATCCCCATTTGCGGGTGCAACTGTTTCGCTTCATTGATGTGTTGCCAGCCCTCAAGGACAATACGGCGATCGCCCAGCATCTCCAACAGTATCTAGGGGATGAGTCGGTGGAGTTACCCGGAGCTTTAAAAAAAATCCTCAATTTCACCGAACCCCATTCTCCTCCGGCACAGATTGCGGCCGCAACCATTAGTAAATCCGTGGAAACCCTCGCGTTTAAATATATTTCGGGGGAAAACGTCAAGCAGGTACTAAAAACCGTTGAACGTCTGCGTCGAGACAAAATGGCGTTCACCATTGATCTCTTAGGCGAGGCAGTGATCACCGAATCAGAAGCCCAAAAATATCAGCAAACTTACCTCGATTTAATGGCGGATTTGGCGGCAGCGGCAAAACATTGGCCTAAGGTCGATGCCATTGATGTGGCGGACGGTGAGGATCTCGCCAAGGTGCAAGTATCCGTAAAATTGACAGCGTTTTATTCCCAGTTTGATCCCCTCGATCCAGCGGGCAGCAAGGAGAATGTGGCGGAACGGGTGCGGCTATTGTTACGCCATGCCCAGGAATTGGGGGTTGCGGTGCACTTTGATATGGAGCATTACGAATATAAAACCCTCACCCTCCAGATTTTGAAAGATGTGTTGCTGGAGGAGGAGTTCCGTGATCGCAGTGACATTGGCGTGACTTTACAGGGCTACTTGCGGGATTCTTACGCCGATTTAGAAAGTTTGATTGAGTGGGCCAAGGAACGGGGTACCCCTGTCACTGTCCGTTTAGTAAAAGGCGCTTACTGGGATCAAGAAACGATTACGGCCCTGCAAAACCACTGGGAACAGCCGGTTTTTAACGAAAAGGGCGCGACGGATATTAATTACGAATGCATGACCCGGCTGCTGTTGGAAAATCATCAATTTCTCTACGGGGCGATCGCCAGCCATAATGTGCGTTCCCAGGCGGTGGCCTGTGCGATCGCCAAGGAACTCAATATTCCGAAACGGAACTTTGAATGTCAGGTGCTGTACGGCATGGGCGACCAAATTGCGAAGGCGTTGGTAAAAGAAGGTTATCGGGTGCGGGTGTATTGTCCCTACGGCAAAATTTTGCCGGGCATGGCTTACCTAATCCGGCGTTTGTTGGAGAATACCGCTAATAGTTCTTTCCTCCGCCAGAACCTAGAGGAGCGTCCCGTTGAAGAATTAATCGCGCCACCGACGGGGGATCTCAAGGCAACGATTCATGATCTTGATAGTAGTCATCTACAATTTGCCGGGGCTGCCAACGTTGATTATGCCGAGCCGGAATTGCGGGATAAGTCCCAGTTTGCGATCGCCGAGGTAAAAAAACAGCTTGGCAAACGTTATCTGCCCTACATCAACGGTGAATATGTACAAACTGAAAACTTTGTGGACTCGGTGAATCCCTCCCGTTCCACAGAACTCATTGGTAAAGTTGGTCAAATTTCCCTAGAGCAAGCCCAAGGGGCGATCGCCGCCGCCAAAGCTGCTTTTCCCGCCTGGAAGAAAACCCCCGTCTCGGAACGGGCCAACATTCTCCGCAAAGCCGCCGACATCATGGAAGCCCGTCGCCACGAGTTGAATGCGTGGATTTGTCTAGAAACGGGCAAAATCCTCAAAGAAGCAGATCCAGAAGTCTCCGAAGCCATTGATTTTTGTCGCTACTACGCCGACGAAATGGAGCGTTTGCACCATGGCTACCAGGTTAAACCCGATGATTTATCCCAGGTACAGGGCTTCAAAAAATACGATGTTTGTGGCGAAACCAACCGCTACCATTACCAACCGCGCGGCCTTGCGGTGGTGATTTCTCCGTGGAATTTCCCCTTTGCGATCGCCACGGGGATGACCGTTGCAGCCTTGGTGACGGGCAACTGTACCCTCCTAAAACCCGCCGAAACCTCTAGCGTGATCGGCGCAAAAATCGCGGAAATCCTCATTGAAGCGGGGATTCCTAAGGGTGTCTTTCAGTTTGTGCCAGGGCGTGGCTCCACCGTAGGCGCAGCGATGGTTAAACATCCCGATGTGCATCTGATTGCCTTTACGGGTTCCCGCGAAGTGGGTTGTGATATCTATGCCAATGCGGCGATCGTCCAACCGGGCCAAAAACACTTGAAGCGGGTTATTGCCGAGATGGGCGGCAAGAATGCGATTATCGTCGATGATAGTGCCGACCTCGACCAAGCGGTGGCGGGTGTACTCCATTCGGCCTTTGGCTATAGCGGTCAGAAATGTTCGGCTTGTTCCCGTGCCATTGTGATGGAAGCAATCCACGATATCTTTGTGGAACGTTTGGTAGAGGCGGTGAAATCAATCCAGGTCGGCGAAACGGATAATCCCAGGGTCAAGATGGGGCCGGTGATTGACGGGGCAGCCCAAGCGAAAATTAAGGACTACATTCTCAAGGGCAAGGAACAATCAAAAGTCGCCTTTGAAACGGCAGTTCCCAACAATGGTTATTATGTGTCCCCAACTATCTTCACTGATGTGCAAGCGGATCAGGCGATCGCCCAAGAGGAGATTTTTGGGCCAGTATTAGCGGTGATTAAAGTCAGTTCTTTTGATGAAGCCTTAACAGTCGCCAATGGCACAGACTACGCTTTGACCGGGGGCATTTATTCCCGGACACCGCAACACATCGAGCGAGCAACGGAGGAATTTGAAGTGGGAAATCTCTATATCAACCGGGGGATTACGGGGGCGATCGTGGCGCGCCAACCGTTTGGCGGCTTTAAGATGTCCGGTGTAGGTTCTAAGGCGGGCGGCCCTGATTATCTGCTGCAATTCCTAGAGCCACGTCATGTAACTGAGAATGTTCAACGCCAAGGGTTTGCACCCATTGAAGGGGTTGACTCATAG
- a CDS encoding GTPase subunit of Type II restriction endonuclease, with amino-acid sequence MPPIQKILFGSPGTGKSYKVREIAQQELDITYDEASGILENTVKTVFHPEYTHADFMGKLMPLTQGEKVTYKFYAGHFLQVLGEAYKSIINGETASYLLVIDELNRGNASAIFGSIFQLLDREDDGWSSYDIQLSDMELYALLEITLSSELFIESNGLEVRNEKGNRVTINNFWDEKIYQYRKAPPENELDSQVIKDAGRLITLLRRHKISLPPNLSILCTINTSDESIYYLDSAFKRRWDWEYIDIPTDGYLSDLPSELFGTMLVINGHEKGLWINILQALMNS; translated from the coding sequence ATGCCACCTATCCAGAAAATCTTATTTGGCAGTCCCGGAACAGGAAAAAGCTACAAAGTTCGTGAAATTGCGCAACAAGAATTAGACATCACATACGATGAAGCTTCTGGAATTTTAGAGAATACTGTTAAAACTGTTTTCCACCCTGAATATACCCATGCTGACTTCATGGGTAAGTTAATGCCTTTAACGCAAGGTGAAAAAGTAACTTATAAATTTTATGCAGGTCATTTCCTTCAGGTATTGGGAGAAGCATATAAATCAATCATCAATGGAGAGACAGCAAGCTATTTATTAGTGATCGATGAGCTGAACCGAGGGAATGCTTCAGCAATCTTTGGATCAATTTTTCAATTGCTAGATAGAGAAGACGATGGCTGGTCTAGCTATGATATTCAACTATCTGATATGGAATTATATGCATTACTAGAAATCACACTTAGTAGTGAACTTTTTATAGAAAGTAACGGGCTAGAAGTAAGAAATGAAAAAGGGAATAGAGTTACTATTAACAATTTCTGGGATGAGAAAATCTACCAGTATAGAAAAGCTCCTCCTGAAAATGAGTTGGATTCTCAAGTCATCAAAGATGCGGGACGATTAATTACACTCTTGAGGCGGCATAAAATCAGCTTACCTCCAAATCTTAGTATCCTCTGTACGATCAATACTTCTGATGAATCTATTTACTATTTAGATAGTGCTTTTAAGCGTCGCTGGGACTGGGAATATATTGATATTCCGACTGATGGTTATTTAAGTGATCTTCCCTCTGAGCTATTCGGAACAATGCTTGTTATTAATGGTCATGAGAAAGGTCTATGGATTAATATATTACAGGCATTAATGAATTCATAA
- a CDS encoding aldehyde dehydrogenase family protein — protein sequence MNKSSVVWREREAIVARQPFGGFKMSGVGSKAGGPDYLLQFLEPRHVTENVQRQGFAPIEGVD from the coding sequence ATGAACAAAAGTTCAGTTGTGTGGAGAGAAAGGGAGGCGATCGTGGCCCGTCAACCGTTTGGGGGCTTCAAGATGTCCGGTGTAGGTTCTAAGGCGGGAGGCCCTGACTATCTCCTGCAATTCCTAGAGCCGCGTCATGTGACGGAAAATGTTCAGCGTCAAGGCTTTGCTCCTATCGAAGGCGTTGATTAA
- a CDS encoding DUF3038 domain-containing protein, whose protein sequence is MRPSLQAVPTPASFADLPLAQPPDGQQLENIKSHLDLVLLALESLAGLSSEAMLQAAKELNLEAVIGDRVTLWRLRQSNPLRKSSGGRKKLDVEEARSLVLIICHLARQQQDDIRRACALLEQMTEQGQEPHRAALLGDYLDNFSNTYQERMEEGEAIASASLVGLALKLLIDLLFYGAKNGHRRLWLALIDQGKT, encoded by the coding sequence ATGCGCCCTAGTCTCCAAGCCGTTCCTACCCCTGCGTCTTTTGCGGATTTGCCCCTGGCCCAGCCCCCCGATGGTCAGCAGCTAGAGAATATTAAAAGTCATCTGGACTTGGTCTTATTGGCGTTGGAGTCCTTAGCGGGCCTGAGTTCAGAAGCGATGTTACAGGCGGCCAAAGAGCTAAATTTAGAGGCAGTCATCGGCGATCGCGTTACCTTATGGCGACTGCGACAGTCCAACCCCCTCCGGAAAAGTAGTGGGGGCCGCAAAAAATTAGACGTCGAAGAAGCCCGCTCTTTGGTGTTGATCATTTGCCATTTAGCCCGCCAACAGCAGGATGACATTCGCCGCGCCTGCGCTCTCCTGGAACAGATGACCGAACAAGGCCAGGAACCCCACCGAGCCGCCCTTTTAGGGGATTACCTCGATAACTTTAGCAATACCTACCAAGAACGCATGGAGGAAGGGGAGGCGATCGCCTCGGCCTCTTTAGTGGGACTCGCCCTGAAATTACTGATTGATTTGCTGTTCTATGGGGCCAAAAATGGACATCGACGCCTCTGGTTAGCATTAATCGATCAAGGCAAAACCTAG